In Thermoanaerobaculia bacterium, a genomic segment contains:
- a CDS encoding insulinase family protein, giving the protein MRGFAGSGRVEQWRLASGLDVCLIANRQAPIVTTVLLYRVGGRDEAAGESGSAHFLEHMMFKGSARYGPGEIDRRTQALGGNNNAFTSHDLTAYYFSFSADRWHEALAIERDRMTALSLDAAEVASERQVILEELAMYRDEPWDALELAVQAELFPGHPYGTPVLGTEADLAGIDRESLAAFHDRFYRPANALLVVAGDLGPESSARVEEAFGDLPPAAMARPEVAGAPALGGARRLERRHGEVARLLLALPAPAPEHPDHAGLRLLATILGGGRTSRLHRAFVDVGQLCLAATSGLAEAEVAAHLACSFELLPGGDAAEVERRLEGELALLRDRLIGDVELERGKQILLADWVFQQERIHQQAITAALALAHGDLLQPEKLVRRALECDADELQRLARRYLDPQAGSVLGLSLPEDE; this is encoded by the coding sequence GACGCGACGAGGCCGCCGGCGAGAGCGGCAGTGCGCACTTTCTCGAGCACATGATGTTCAAGGGCTCGGCGCGCTACGGCCCGGGCGAGATCGATCGCCGGACCCAGGCACTGGGCGGCAACAACAACGCCTTCACCAGCCACGATCTCACCGCCTACTACTTCTCCTTCTCGGCCGATCGCTGGCACGAGGCGCTCGCCATCGAACGCGACCGGATGACCGCGCTCTCCCTCGACGCGGCAGAGGTGGCGAGCGAGCGCCAGGTGATCCTCGAAGAGCTCGCGATGTACCGCGACGAGCCCTGGGACGCGCTCGAGCTCGCGGTGCAGGCGGAGCTCTTCCCGGGCCACCCCTACGGGACGCCGGTGCTCGGTACCGAGGCCGACCTCGCGGGCATCGACCGCGAGAGTCTCGCCGCATTCCACGACCGGTTCTATCGCCCCGCGAACGCCCTGCTCGTCGTGGCCGGAGACCTCGGCCCGGAGAGCTCGGCCAGGGTCGAGGAGGCGTTCGGGGATCTGCCGCCGGCGGCGATGGCGCGCCCGGAGGTCGCCGGCGCTCCGGCGCTCGGCGGCGCGCGCCGGCTCGAGCGGCGGCACGGCGAGGTCGCGCGGCTCCTGCTCGCGCTGCCGGCTCCTGCGCCCGAGCACCCCGATCATGCGGGCCTCCGCCTGCTGGCGACGATCCTGGGGGGCGGCCGCACCAGCCGCCTGCATCGCGCCTTCGTGGATGTCGGGCAGCTCTGCCTCGCCGCGACGAGCGGGCTCGCCGAGGCCGAAGTCGCCGCGCACCTCGCCTGTTCCTTCGAGCTTCTCCCGGGCGGCGACGCCGCGGAGGTCGAGCGCCGGCTCGAGGGCGAGCTCGCCCTCCTGCGCGATCGCCTCATCGGCGACGTCGAGCTCGAACGCGGCAAGCAGATTCTCCTCGCCGATTGGGTGTTTCAGCAGGAGCGCATCCATCAGCAGGCGATCACCGCGGCGCTGGCGCTCGCGCACGGCGATCTCCTTCAGCCGGAGAAGCTCGTCCGCCGGGCGCTCGAATGCGACGCCGACGAGCTGCAGCGCCTGGCGCGGCGCTACCTCGACCCGCAGGCCGGATCGGTACTCGGCCTCTCCCTGCCGGAGGACGAATGA